A portion of the Pseudomonas sp. GR 6-02 genome contains these proteins:
- a CDS encoding alpha/beta fold hydrolase produces MRARFLSTAVFLIAVLFNFPSLAASRCDVNVPTERVDLDQVSLAYQSIGRASDPALLLVMGLGGQLIHWPDEVVVALCQQGFRVIRYDNRDVGLSTWRQAPAEANLTFEVLRYKLGLPVAAPYTLTDMADDALGLMDALHVEQFHVLGASMGGMIAQHLAAMAPQRVESLTLLMTSSGAEGLPAPSAALVQLLARRGAPNREVALEQQADLLAALGSPSVTDDRQALLHQAALSYDRAFNPEGVKRQIMAILAERSRVDLLNQLRVPTLVVHGTADPLLPVMHGVHLAAHIRGSQLKLIPGLAHRFQEAFKAPLLAAVLPYLQAHREDTSHWAQIDPVATPNLL; encoded by the coding sequence ATGCGTGCACGATTTTTATCCACAGCGGTCTTTCTGATCGCTGTGTTGTTCAATTTCCCGTCTTTGGCGGCGTCTCGTTGCGATGTCAATGTTCCGACCGAACGGGTCGATCTGGATCAGGTGAGTCTGGCGTACCAGAGCATCGGCCGTGCGTCCGACCCTGCGTTGTTGCTGGTAATGGGCCTGGGCGGGCAGTTGATTCACTGGCCGGATGAGGTAGTGGTCGCGTTGTGTCAGCAGGGTTTCCGGGTGATTCGCTATGACAATCGCGATGTTGGCCTGTCCACTTGGCGCCAGGCACCGGCCGAGGCCAACCTGACGTTCGAAGTGCTGCGCTACAAACTCGGTTTACCGGTGGCCGCGCCTTATACGCTGACCGACATGGCCGACGATGCACTGGGGTTGATGGACGCCTTGCACGTCGAGCAATTTCACGTGCTGGGCGCCAGCATGGGCGGGATGATCGCCCAGCATCTGGCGGCGATGGCGCCGCAGCGGGTCGAGAGCCTGACGTTGCTGATGACCAGCTCGGGTGCCGAAGGCTTGCCGGCGCCGAGTGCGGCGCTGGTGCAGTTGCTCGCGCGACGCGGTGCGCCGAATCGTGAAGTGGCGCTGGAGCAACAGGCTGATTTGCTGGCGGCGCTGGGCAGTCCTTCGGTCACTGATGATCGGCAGGCGTTGCTGCATCAAGCGGCGCTGTCTTATGACCGGGCATTTAACCCGGAAGGCGTTAAGCGCCAGATCATGGCGATCCTTGCCGAGCGCAGTCGTGTGGATCTACTCAACCAACTGCGCGTGCCGACGCTGGTGGTTCACGGCACCGCTGACCCGTTGTTGCCGGTGATGCATGGCGTGCATCTGGCGGCACACATTCGTGGCAGTCAGTTGAAGTTGATTCCGGGGCTGGCCCATCGTTTTCAGGAAGCGTTCAAGGCACCGTTGCTGGCGGCGGTGTTGCCGTATTTGCAGGCCCATCGCGAAGATACTTCCCACTGGGCGCAGATCGATCCGGTGGCAACTCCCAATCTTCTGTAG
- a CDS encoding DUF6124 family protein yields MFKITPNPPETDDVSPYETPDSKKLNEAAERALDYYLKPVIPKDTPRKPSTLYLVAPNADNETLLVNACESLAAASVMLSDFAGQLNGPQRNTVLGIQNSVMLGELAVNRMLDNFVPT; encoded by the coding sequence ATGTTCAAGATCACGCCAAATCCACCGGAAACCGACGACGTTTCCCCCTACGAAACCCCAGACTCCAAAAAGCTCAACGAAGCCGCCGAGCGCGCCCTCGATTACTACCTCAAACCGGTCATTCCCAAAGACACCCCACGCAAACCCAGCACCCTTTACCTCGTCGCCCCCAACGCTGATAACGAAACCCTGCTGGTCAACGCCTGCGAGTCCCTGGCGGCGGCGAGCGTGATGTTGAGTGATTTCGCGGGGCAGCTGAACGGCCCGCAGCGCAATACCGTGCTCGGCATCCAGAACTCCGTCATGCTGGGTGAACTGGCGGTGAACCGGATGCTCGATAACTTCGTCCCAACGTAA
- a CDS encoding GlpM family protein: MFKATLGAAVVVILAMLAKTRNYYIAGLVPLFPTFALIAHYIVGKGRSLDDLKTTIVFGMWSIIPYFVYLATLYVMVDRMRLEASLAVAAVAWLMAATVLVSVWVRLHG; encoded by the coding sequence ATTTTCAAAGCAACCCTGGGCGCGGCGGTGGTGGTGATCCTTGCCATGCTGGCCAAGACCAGAAACTATTACATCGCAGGCCTGGTGCCGCTGTTTCCGACCTTTGCGCTGATCGCTCATTACATCGTCGGCAAAGGGCGTTCACTGGATGATCTGAAGACCACCATCGTGTTTGGCATGTGGTCGATCATTCCGTACTTCGTCTATCTGGCGACCTTGTATGTGATGGTCGACCGGATGCGGCTGGAGGCTTCGCTAGCGGTGGCGGCAGTGGCGTGGTTGATGGCGGCGACAGTGCTGGTCAGCGTGTGGGTGCGCCTGCACGGCTAA
- a CDS encoding sigma-54-dependent transcriptional regulator — protein MNNDLSVLIVEDDPHVLLGCQQALTLEDIPCIGVGSAEEALERVGDNFAGIVISDIRLPGIDGLELLTRLKARDRSLPVVLITGHGDISMAVGAMQKGAYDFMEKPFSPERLVDVARRALEQRSLAREVTSLRRQLFERDSLEGRIIGRSPAMQNLRELIANVADTSANVLIEGETGTGKELVARCLHDFSRRHSKQFVALNCGGLPENLFESEIFGHEANAFTGAGKRRIGKIEHADGGTLFLDEVESMPLPLQIKLLRVLQERTLERLGSNQSVAVDCRVIAATKSDLDESSKAGEFRSDLYYRLNVVTLELPPLRERREDILQLFEHFLQQSSLRFDRSPPELDNQTVSILMSHDWPGNVRELRNVAERFALGLPAFKKTGASGSNQGLAFAEAVEAFERNLLSDALQRSGGNLTQASQELGMAKTTLFDKVKKYGLSH, from the coding sequence ATGAACAACGACCTAAGTGTGCTGATCGTCGAAGACGACCCCCATGTGCTGCTCGGTTGCCAACAGGCACTGACGCTCGAAGACATTCCCTGCATCGGCGTCGGCAGCGCCGAAGAAGCGCTGGAGCGGGTGGGCGATAACTTCGCCGGCATCGTCATCAGCGACATCCGCCTGCCGGGCATCGATGGCCTGGAACTGCTGACCCGGCTCAAGGCCCGTGATCGCAGCCTGCCGGTGGTGTTGATTACCGGCCACGGCGACATCTCGATGGCCGTCGGCGCGATGCAGAAAGGCGCCTACGACTTCATGGAGAAACCCTTCTCCCCCGAACGCCTGGTGGACGTCGCCCGCCGTGCACTGGAGCAACGCAGCCTGGCGCGGGAAGTCACCTCGTTACGTCGCCAACTGTTCGAGCGCGATTCCCTCGAAGGCCGGATCATCGGTCGCTCGCCGGCCATGCAGAACCTGCGGGAATTGATTGCCAACGTCGCCGATACGTCGGCCAACGTGCTGATCGAAGGCGAGACCGGCACCGGCAAGGAACTGGTTGCACGTTGCCTGCACGACTTCAGCCGTCGGCACAGCAAACAGTTCGTCGCGCTGAACTGCGGTGGCCTGCCGGAGAACCTGTTCGAAAGCGAAATCTTCGGCCACGAGGCCAACGCTTTCACCGGTGCCGGCAAACGGCGGATCGGCAAGATCGAACACGCCGATGGCGGCACGCTGTTCCTCGACGAAGTGGAAAGCATGCCGCTGCCGTTGCAGATCAAGCTGCTGCGGGTGCTGCAGGAACGCACCCTCGAACGCCTGGGTTCGAACCAGAGCGTGGCGGTGGATTGCCGGGTGATCGCCGCGACCAAGTCCGACCTGGATGAGTCGAGCAAGGCCGGCGAGTTTCGCAGCGACCTGTATTACCGCTTGAACGTGGTCACCCTGGAACTGCCGCCGCTGCGCGAACGCCGCGAAGACATCCTGCAATTGTTCGAGCACTTTTTGCAGCAGTCATCCCTGCGCTTCGACCGCTCGCCCCCCGAGCTGGACAACCAGACCGTGTCGATTCTGATGAGCCACGATTGGCCGGGCAACGTGCGCGAACTGCGCAACGTCGCCGAACGCTTCGCCCTCGGCCTGCCGGCCTTCAAGAAGACCGGCGCCAGCGGCAGCAATCAGGGCCTGGCCTTCGCCGAAGCGGTGGAAGCTTTCGAACGCAACCTGCTGAGCGATGCCTTGCAGCGCAGCGGCGGCAACCTGACCCAAGCCAGTCAGGAACTGGGGATGGCCAAGACCACACTGTTCGACAAAGTGAAGAAATACGGGCTGAGCCACTGA
- a CDS encoding sensor histidine kinase has translation MKCDSTLYRAAPPSLAVKPRLIRHLFLPPLIIALMIGLGYIGFWVSEHYGIRSLSENGQRQLELHARAVESEISKYTYLPSLLELESSVSQLLADPSPELRQRVNEYLEGLNRRSRSRAIYVMDTTGRVLATSNWRDVDSYLGEDLSFRAYFQNAVRGQPGRFYGIGSTSGEPGYYLAHGLEEHGKITGVAVVKVRLEAMEERWQRARLEAFVSDENGIIILSSDPARRLKSVLPLSDDTKERLARSLQYYWYPLNELQPLAREKLAEGEEKLTFPANSELVSDEENISYLSQTRPLSDTPWNFTLLTPLQDLRREAINQGILVAVAFALVAFLLIAWNERRKVIATRLAAREALQEANNQLERRITERTTDLRASNERLKGQIRERRQAEETLRRAQDELVQAGKLAAIGQMSTSIAHELNQPLAALRTLSGNTVRFLERGQLDVASTNLKTINELIDRMGRITASLRSFARRGDDQGQASLGKGVDAALQLLGSRMESVPLQLHRDFTDVQVQIDQTRLEQILVNLIGNALDAMQSQPQPTLWLEGEEYDGKYRLRVRDNGHGIDAEARKHLFEPFFTTKPGEQGLGLGLTLSASLAAATGGHLGVEHPASGGTTFVLSLPLVSPTPAEPI, from the coding sequence ATGAAATGCGACTCCACTCTCTATCGCGCCGCGCCGCCATCACTCGCCGTGAAACCCCGTTTGATTCGCCATCTGTTCCTGCCGCCGCTGATCATCGCCCTGATGATCGGATTGGGTTACATCGGCTTCTGGGTCAGTGAACACTACGGCATTCGCAGCCTCAGCGAGAATGGCCAGCGTCAGCTGGAACTGCACGCGCGCGCCGTCGAAAGCGAGATCAGCAAATACACCTACCTGCCCAGCCTGCTGGAACTCGAATCGAGTGTTTCCCAGCTGTTGGCAGACCCGTCGCCGGAACTGCGGCAGAGGGTCAACGAATACCTCGAAGGCCTGAACCGGCGCAGCCGCAGTCGGGCCATTTATGTGATGGACACCACCGGACGCGTACTGGCCACCAGCAACTGGCGCGATGTCGACAGTTATCTGGGCGAAGACCTGTCCTTCCGCGCCTACTTCCAGAACGCCGTGCGCGGCCAGCCGGGGCGGTTCTACGGCATCGGCAGCACCAGCGGCGAACCCGGCTATTACCTGGCTCATGGCCTGGAGGAACATGGCAAGATCACCGGCGTCGCGGTGGTCAAGGTGCGCCTCGAAGCCATGGAAGAACGCTGGCAGCGCGCGCGCCTGGAAGCGTTCGTCAGCGATGAGAACGGCATCATCATCCTCTCCAGCGATCCGGCGCGGCGGCTCAAGTCGGTGCTGCCGTTGAGCGACGACACCAAGGAACGCCTGGCCCGCAGCCTTCAGTACTACTGGTATCCGCTGAATGAACTGCAACCGCTGGCCCGAGAGAAACTGGCTGAAGGCGAGGAAAAACTGACCTTCCCCGCCAACAGCGAACTGGTGTCCGATGAAGAGAACATCAGCTACCTGTCGCAAACCCGGCCGCTGAGCGACACCCCGTGGAATTTCACCCTGCTCACGCCCCTGCAAGACCTGCGGCGTGAAGCGATCAATCAGGGAATCCTGGTGGCGGTGGCGTTTGCCCTGGTGGCCTTCCTGCTGATCGCCTGGAACGAGCGGCGCAAAGTGATCGCCACCCGCCTCGCGGCGCGGGAAGCCTTGCAGGAAGCCAACAATCAACTGGAGCGTCGGATTACCGAACGCACCACTGACCTGCGTGCCAGCAACGAACGGCTCAAGGGGCAGATTCGTGAGCGTCGGCAGGCTGAAGAAACCTTGCGCCGCGCTCAGGATGAACTGGTCCAGGCCGGCAAACTGGCGGCCATCGGCCAGATGTCCACCAGCATCGCCCACGAATTGAACCAACCGCTGGCAGCCTTGCGGACCTTGTCCGGCAATACCGTGCGCTTTCTGGAGCGCGGTCAGCTGGATGTGGCCAGCACCAATCTCAAAACCATCAATGAACTGATCGACCGCATGGGCCGGATTACCGCCAGCCTGCGCTCCTTCGCCCGACGCGGCGATGACCAGGGCCAGGCCAGCCTCGGCAAAGGCGTGGACGCCGCCCTGCAACTGCTGGGCAGCCGGATGGAAAGCGTGCCGCTGCAACTGCATCGCGATTTCACCGACGTGCAGGTGCAGATCGACCAGACCCGTCTGGAGCAGATCCTCGTCAACCTGATCGGCAACGCGCTCGATGCCATGCAGTCGCAGCCCCAACCGACGTTGTGGCTCGAAGGCGAGGAATACGACGGCAAGTATCGCCTGCGGGTGCGCGACAACGGCCACGGCATCGATGCCGAAGCGCGCAAGCATCTGTTCGAACCATTCTTCACCACCAAGCCCGGCGAACAGGGCCTGGGCCTCGGCCTGACCCTATCGGCGAGCCTGGCCGCCGCCACGGGCGGGCATCTGGGTGTCGAACACCCGGCCAGCGGTGGCACCACCTTCGTCCTCAGTTTACCGTTGGTAAGCCCTACTCCCGCCGAGCCAATATGA
- a CDS encoding amino acid ABC transporter ATP-binding protein — MISIKNVNKWYGDFQVLTDCSTEVKKGEVIVVCGPSGSGKSTLIKCVNALEPFQKGDLIVDGTSIADPKTNLPKLRSRVGMVFQHFELFPHLTITENLTIAQIKVLGRSKEEATKKGLQLLERVGLSAHAHKHPGQLSGGQQQRVAIARALAMDPIVMLFDEPTSALDPEMVNEVLDVMVQLAHEGMTMMCVTHEMGFARKVADRVIFMDAGKIIEDCRKEEFFGDINARSERAQHFLEKILQH; from the coding sequence ATGATCTCTATCAAGAACGTCAACAAGTGGTATGGGGACTTCCAGGTACTGACTGATTGCAGCACCGAGGTCAAAAAAGGCGAGGTGATCGTGGTGTGCGGGCCGTCCGGTTCCGGCAAATCCACCCTGATCAAGTGCGTCAATGCACTGGAACCGTTCCAGAAAGGCGACTTGATCGTCGATGGCACGTCCATCGCCGATCCGAAGACCAACCTGCCGAAACTGCGTTCGCGGGTGGGCATGGTGTTCCAGCATTTCGAACTGTTCCCGCACCTGACCATCACCGAAAACCTGACCATCGCGCAGATCAAGGTGTTGGGTCGCAGCAAGGAAGAAGCCACCAAGAAAGGCCTGCAACTGCTTGAGCGCGTCGGGCTGTCTGCCCATGCGCATAAGCACCCGGGCCAGCTTTCCGGTGGCCAGCAACAGCGTGTGGCGATCGCCCGTGCGCTGGCGATGGACCCGATCGTCATGCTGTTCGACGAACCGACCTCGGCACTGGACCCGGAAATGGTCAACGAAGTGCTGGATGTGATGGTGCAACTGGCCCACGAAGGCATGACCATGATGTGCGTGACCCACGAAATGGGCTTCGCCCGCAAGGTCGCGGACCGGGTGATCTTCATGGACGCCGGCAAGATTATCGAAGACTGCAGGAAAGAAGAGTTCTTCGGCGACATCAACGCCCGCTCCGAGCGTGCGCAGCATTTCCTCGAGAAGATTCTGCAGCACTAA
- a CDS encoding amino acid ABC transporter permease — MEFDFSGIIPSLPGMWNGMVMTLQLMALGVSGGIILGTVLALMRLSHNKLLSNIAGAYVNYFRSIPLLLVITWFYLAVPFVLRWITGEDTPIGAFASCIVAFMMFEAAYFCEIVRAGVQSIPKGQMSAAQAMGMTYGQMMRLIILPQAFRKMTPLLLQQSIILFQDTSLVYAVGLVDFLNASRASGDIIGRSNEFLIFAGLTYFIISFAASQLVKRLQKRFAV; from the coding sequence ATGGAATTCGACTTCTCGGGCATCATTCCGTCCCTGCCGGGTATGTGGAACGGCATGGTCATGACCCTCCAGCTGATGGCCCTGGGCGTGAGCGGCGGGATCATCCTCGGCACGGTCCTGGCGTTGATGCGCCTGTCCCACAACAAACTGCTGTCGAACATTGCCGGCGCCTACGTCAACTACTTCCGCTCGATCCCGCTGCTGCTGGTCATCACCTGGTTCTACCTGGCGGTGCCGTTCGTATTGCGCTGGATCACCGGCGAAGACACCCCGATCGGCGCGTTCGCCTCGTGCATCGTGGCGTTCATGATGTTCGAAGCAGCGTACTTCTGCGAAATCGTCCGGGCCGGGGTGCAGTCGATTCCCAAGGGCCAGATGAGCGCCGCCCAGGCCATGGGTATGACGTATGGCCAGATGATGCGGTTGATCATCCTGCCGCAAGCGTTCCGCAAGATGACCCCGCTGCTGTTGCAACAGAGCATCATCCTGTTTCAGGACACCTCGCTGGTCTACGCGGTCGGCCTGGTGGACTTCCTCAATGCCTCGCGTGCCAGTGGCGACATCATCGGCCGCTCCAATGAGTTCCTGATCTTCGCAGGTCTCACGTACTTCATCATCAGCTTTGCCGCCTCGCAGCTGGTCAAGCGTCTGCAAAAAAGGTTCGCCGTATGA
- a CDS encoding amino acid ABC transporter permease gives MNYNWDWGVFFKSTGVGSEIYFDWYLSGLGWTIAIAVAAWIIALLLGSILGVMRTVPNRIVSGIATCYVELFRNVPLLVQLFIWYFLVPDLLPQNLQDWYKQDLNPTTSAFLSVVVCLGLFTTARVCEQVRTGIQALPRGQESAARAMGFKLPQIYWNVLLPQAYRIIIPPLTSEFLNVFKNSSVASLIGLMELLAQTKQTAEFSANLFEAFTLATLIYFTLNMSLMLLMRAVEKKVAVPGLISVGGK, from the coding sequence ATGAATTACAACTGGGACTGGGGCGTGTTCTTCAAGTCCACCGGCGTGGGCAGCGAAATTTATTTCGACTGGTACCTCTCCGGTTTAGGCTGGACCATCGCCATCGCCGTCGCCGCCTGGATCATCGCGCTGCTGCTGGGCTCGATCCTGGGTGTCATGCGCACGGTGCCGAATCGCATCGTATCGGGCATCGCGACCTGCTACGTCGAACTCTTCCGTAACGTGCCACTGCTGGTGCAGCTGTTCATCTGGTACTTCCTGGTGCCCGACCTGCTGCCGCAAAACCTGCAGGACTGGTACAAGCAGGACCTGAACCCGACCACCTCGGCCTTCCTCAGTGTCGTCGTGTGCCTGGGCCTGTTCACCACGGCCCGGGTTTGCGAACAAGTGCGCACCGGTATCCAGGCGCTGCCCCGCGGCCAGGAATCCGCTGCCCGCGCCATGGGTTTCAAGCTGCCGCAGATCTACTGGAACGTGCTGCTGCCCCAGGCTTATCGCATCATCATTCCGCCGCTTACCTCGGAATTCCTGAACGTGTTCAAGAACTCCTCCGTCGCGTCGCTGATCGGCCTGATGGAGCTGCTGGCGCAGACCAAACAGACCGCCGAGTTCTCCGCCAACCTGTTCGAAGCCTTCACCCTGGCAACGCTGATCTACTTCACCCTGAACATGAGCCTGATGCTGCTGATGCGCGCGGTCGAGAAGAAAGTCGCCGTGCCGGGCCTGATTTCCGTAGGGGGTAAATGA
- a CDS encoding glutamate/aspartate ABC transporter substrate-binding protein translates to MRIVPHLLGAAIAAALISTPVFAAELTGTLKKIKESGTITLGHRDASIPFSYIADASGKPVGYSHDIQLKIVEAIKKDLDMPNLQVKYNLVTSQTRIPLVQNGTVDVECGSTTNNVERQQQVDFSAGIFEIGTKLLAKKDSPYKDFADLKGKNVVTTAGTTSERILKSMNADKQMGMNVISAKDHGESFQMLETGRAVAFMMDDALLAGEMAKAKKPDDWAVTGTPQSFEIYGCMVRKGDAPFKKAVDDAIIATYKSGEINKIYEKWFMQPIPPKGLNLNFPMSDELKTLIANPTDKAADEKKS, encoded by the coding sequence ATGCGCATCGTTCCCCATCTCCTGGGCGCAGCCATTGCTGCCGCTCTGATTAGCACTCCAGTTTTCGCCGCCGAACTCACCGGCACACTGAAGAAGATCAAAGAGTCCGGCACCATCACCCTCGGGCATCGTGACGCTTCCATTCCGTTTTCCTACATCGCGGACGCTTCCGGCAAACCGGTTGGCTACTCCCACGATATCCAGCTGAAAATCGTCGAAGCCATCAAGAAAGACCTGGACATGCCCAACCTCCAGGTCAAATACAACCTGGTGACCTCGCAAACCCGTATCCCGCTGGTGCAGAACGGCACCGTGGACGTCGAGTGCGGCTCCACCACCAACAACGTCGAGCGTCAGCAACAAGTTGATTTCTCCGCCGGCATCTTCGAAATCGGTACCAAGCTGCTGGCCAAGAAAGACTCGCCCTACAAAGATTTCGCCGACCTCAAAGGCAAGAACGTCGTGACCACCGCCGGCACCACGTCCGAGCGCATCCTCAAGTCGATGAACGCCGACAAGCAGATGGGCATGAACGTGATCTCCGCCAAAGACCATGGCGAATCCTTCCAGATGCTGGAAACCGGCCGTGCCGTGGCCTTCATGATGGACGACGCCTTGCTGGCCGGTGAAATGGCCAAGGCCAAGAAGCCGGATGACTGGGCCGTGACCGGCACACCACAATCGTTCGAAATCTACGGCTGCATGGTTCGCAAGGGCGACGCACCGTTCAAGAAAGCCGTCGACGACGCAATCATCGCGACCTACAAGTCGGGCGAGATCAACAAGATCTACGAAAAATGGTTCATGCAGCCAATCCCGCCAAAAGGCCTGAACCTGAACTTCCCGATGAGCGACGAGCTCAAGACCCTGATCGCCAATCCGACCGACAAAGCGGCTGACGAAAAGAAATCCTGA
- the glpD gene encoding glycerol-3-phosphate dehydrogenase — translation MPTSTLPTPPLAEVYDIAVIGGGINGVGIAADAAGRGLSVFLCEKDDLASHTSSASSKLIHGGLRYLEHYEFRLVREALAEREVLLAKAPHIVKQMRFVLPHRPHLRPAWMIRAGLFLYDHLGKREKLEGSKSLKFGPDSPLKSEITKGFEYSDCWVDDARLVVLNAMAAREKGAHVHTQTRCVSARRTKGLWHMNLERADGSLFSIRAKALVNAAGPWVAQFIRDDLKMESPYGIRLIQGSHLIVPKLYEGEYAHILQNEDQRIVFTIPYLNHFTLIGTTDREYTGDPAKVAITEGETDYLLKVVNAHFKKQLSRADILHSYSGVRPLCNDESDNPSAVTRDYTLALSGSGEEAPLLSVFGGKLTTYRKLAESALAQLAPYFTHIKPSWTASAPLPGGEDMTTPQALSSRIRDKFDWIPTEIARRWSTTYGNRTWRMLEGVENLGDLGEHIGGGLYTREVDYLCSEEWATTADDILWRRSKLGLFTTAAEQQKLKDYLNKLEQNRSKIEAA, via the coding sequence ATGCCCACTTCTACCTTGCCTACGCCCCCTCTCGCCGAGGTCTACGATATCGCCGTCATTGGTGGTGGGATCAATGGCGTGGGGATCGCAGCGGATGCCGCCGGTCGCGGCCTTTCGGTGTTCCTTTGCGAAAAGGATGATCTGGCCAGCCACACCTCGTCGGCCAGCAGCAAGCTGATCCACGGTGGCCTGCGCTACCTGGAGCATTATGAGTTCCGCCTGGTGCGCGAAGCCCTGGCCGAGCGCGAAGTGCTGCTGGCCAAGGCGCCGCACATCGTCAAACAGATGCGCTTCGTGCTGCCCCACCGCCCGCACCTGCGTCCGGCCTGGATGATCCGCGCCGGTCTGTTCCTTTATGACCACCTCGGCAAACGGGAAAAACTCGAAGGCTCGAAAAGCCTGAAGTTCGGCCCGGACAGCCCGCTGAAAAGCGAAATCACCAAAGGCTTCGAATATTCCGATTGCTGGGTCGATGACGCACGCCTCGTCGTACTGAACGCCATGGCTGCCCGCGAGAAAGGTGCTCACGTTCATACGCAAACCCGCTGCGTCAGTGCCCGTCGCACCAAGGGCCTGTGGCACATGAACCTGGAACGCGCCGATGGCAGCCTGTTTTCGATCCGCGCCAAGGCACTGGTGAACGCTGCCGGCCCATGGGTCGCCCAGTTCATTCGTGACGACCTGAAGATGGAATCGCCATACGGCATCCGTCTGATCCAGGGCAGCCACCTGATCGTGCCAAAACTGTACGAAGGCGAATACGCGCACATTCTGCAAAACGAAGATCAGCGCATCGTCTTCACCATTCCGTACCTGAACCACTTCACCCTGATCGGCACCACCGACCGCGAGTACACCGGCGACCCGGCAAAAGTGGCGATCACTGAAGGCGAAACCGATTACCTGCTGAAAGTGGTCAATGCCCACTTCAAGAAACAACTCAGCCGCGCGGACATCCTGCACAGCTACTCCGGCGTTCGTCCGCTGTGCAACGACGAATCCGACAACCCGTCGGCCGTCACCCGCGACTACACCCTGGCGTTGTCGGGTTCTGGTGAAGAAGCACCGTTGCTGTCGGTGTTCGGCGGCAAGCTGACGACCTACCGCAAACTGGCCGAGTCGGCGCTGGCGCAATTGGCCCCGTACTTCACGCACATCAAGCCAAGCTGGACCGCCAGCGCGCCCCTGCCCGGTGGCGAAGACATGACGACTCCGCAGGCATTGAGTTCGCGGATCCGCGACAAGTTCGACTGGATCCCCACCGAGATCGCCCGACGCTGGTCCACCACTTACGGCAACCGCACCTGGCGCATGCTCGAAGGCGTGGAAAACCTCGGTGACCTGGGTGAACACATCGGCGGCGGGCTCTACACCCGCGAAGTCGACTACCTGTGCAGCGAAGAATGGGCGACCACCGCCGATGACATCCTGTGGCGCCGCAGCAAGCTTGGGCTGTTCACCACTGCGGCGGAACAACAGAAGCTCAAGGATTACCTGAACAAGCTCGAACAGAACCGCAGCAAGATCGAAGCGGCCTGA
- a CDS encoding DeoR/GlpR family transcriptional regulator, whose translation MNLPPRQQQILELVRERGYVSIEEMAQLFVVTPQTIRRDINQLAEVNLLRRYHGGAAYDSSVENTAYAMRADQMRDEKQRIGEAIAAQIPDHASLFINIGTTTESIARALLNHSHLKIITNNLHVASMLSAKDDFDVLLTGGNVRRDGGVVGQASVDFINQFKVDFALVGISGIDEDGSLLDFDYQEVRVSQAIIANARQVILAADSSKFGRNAMIRLGPISLIDCLVTDQPPSPALAQLLSQHKIRLEVV comes from the coding sequence ATGAATCTGCCTCCCCGTCAGCAGCAAATCCTGGAACTGGTCCGCGAACGCGGCTATGTCAGCATCGAGGAAATGGCCCAGCTGTTCGTCGTTACACCGCAAACCATCCGCCGCGATATCAATCAATTGGCGGAAGTGAATCTGTTGCGTCGCTATCACGGCGGCGCAGCCTACGACTCCAGCGTCGAAAACACCGCCTACGCCATGCGCGCCGATCAGATGCGCGATGAAAAGCAGCGTATCGGCGAAGCCATTGCGGCGCAGATTCCCGATCACGCCTCGCTGTTCATCAATATCGGCACCACCACCGAATCCATTGCTCGGGCGCTGCTCAACCACAGCCACCTGAAGATCATCACCAACAACCTGCATGTGGCCTCGATGCTCAGCGCCAAGGACGACTTCGACGTGCTGCTGACCGGTGGCAACGTGCGGCGTGACGGTGGCGTGGTCGGTCAGGCCAGCGTCGACTTCATTAACCAGTTCAAGGTCGACTTCGCCCTGGTCGGCATCAGTGGAATCGATGAAGACGGCAGCTTGCTGGATTTCGACTATCAGGAAGTGCGGGTATCCCAGGCGATCATCGCCAACGCCCGACAGGTGATTCTCGCGGCGGACTCCAGCAAATTCGGGCGCAACGCCATGATTCGCCTGGGGCCGATCAGCCTGATCGATTGCCTGGTCACCGACCAGCCGCCTTCGCCGGCCCTGGCGCAGTTGTTGAGCCAGCACAAGATTCGGCTGGAGGTCGTGTAA